The sequence AGTAACAGGTTGTTTTTCATGATATGAACTACGTGAGTACGGTGGATTAGCGAAAGCAGAACCACCAATTTCCTTGAGTTTTTCCGACCAGTCCTGAGTAAGCGCGTTATCCTCAACCGTGTAGAAATGAGGGCATTTGCTGTTTTGTGCATCAGTAAATAGATCTAGCGTGAACGGCCCATAGAGTGAATTGATACCCCAAAAAAGATTTTCAGGTGTTCGCCACTGATCGCCAATTTCTTTTAATTTATGGGCTGATTGGCTTTTCAATGTCTGTAATTTCAATGCGTAATCAATCATTGCTGAGCCTCCTGCGCAACTTGCTCTGTCGCCTGTTTCCAGATACCACGGAATGAAGCTAAACCAGCAACTTCATTCATACGACCAAGACCATTTTTCTTTGCTTGCTCAACAGCTAATGCTTGAATACGGCTCTCAGGTTTCCAGCCGGATGTGAACATTTTTCTAAAAGTTTCATCGCGCTCAACTGTATTAATTTCTACCGAAACTTCACCAGGCTTTAACCAGCGACCATTCACACATTCAGGTCGTCCAGCATCACGCCATTTAATCGCCTTATCTTGATATTCAATACAATTTTCAGGAATAAATAGCGTCTTAGGACGTAAGTAATCCTGCATCTTTGGGTCTTTCTGCCATTTAGCTGTGAGATAATCGGTGATTAACATTAGGTCTTCAGAAGTAAATCCTTCTGCTAATCGAGCCCTGATATGACCTGTTGTGGTTTTACCTTCACGATATTTGGAATTTGTCGCCTTATTGAAATAATCTAAAATTAATTTTTCAGGCTGGTTGTCGGGTTCAGTAGGAACCTGACAAGAAGAGTTAGTCTCTGTTGTACTCTCTGAAGTAATCTCTGTTGTATTCTCTGTAAGATCAGGCCATTTTGACCCGTTCAGAACAGCGCATTTTGAACTGTTTGAAGGTTTCAATTTGCGCTTATCGATAAGGTCATTTTGAACTGTTCGATTAGATGAATTATCACTGCTCGATTGGGTCATATTGACCTCATCGGTCAGCAGGTGATGACCGTAGTTAATCGCGTAATAATTAGTACGGTCATGGTTCGATTTATTGATTTGCTCAATGCGTAAAACGCCCTGCTTTTTTAAATTAGTAAAAGCACGTTTAATCGTTGATTCAGAGAAAAAAGGAAATTGATTCTTCCACTCTTCGACGGTGTTATAAATCCAGCGCGAGCCGTCATATTCAACACCTGAAGTAGTTTCAGTTAGCCAATATTGAATTTGCTGTAACAGCATCGCCTCATTTAAACCAAGACGTACCGCTAATTCAGGAATAACGACTAAAGGGCGACTTTTTAGTAATAATAAACTCATCTTGCCACCTCATTACTTAATACGTGTGTACTTCTCTTTAAATCGTTGCAAGGGTTCACATTGCGGATCGTCACAACCATCCAGCATAAAAATGACTCGCTATTTTTCTCTGTCATAACGAACAACATGAACAACAATACCTCGGTGATTTTTGTAGTAGCGATCAAGTTGGTTTGGGTTCTCATTGTTCATTGCCCGCCCTTAAACCATGTTTTGAATTGAAATCATCTACCAGCCAACGCATAAACTGGTAGTTGGTTTCTTGGTACCCGTCTGGTACTTTAATTTCATAGACAAAACGACCATTACGCATTGAAGCCCGCACTTGCGTGCGACATGCTAAATTTGGTAATCTACTCATGCTAATTTCTCTTCACACAATTGAAATTTGCAAACCGAAGCCAGAGGCCGTACACCTTTGGCTTCACCCTTTCTGGATATAACCATCTTTAATTTCTCTTTTGATGTAACGAAACAAACGCATTCATAAATGTGCGGATCTGTGAAATTAATCCATCCAACATCATTTTTATTTTTTGCTCTTCATCACCATCAATAACGCCATCAGCTAAACTTTCTTTCATGTACAGAGCTAAGCGCCCTTGCATTTCGTCAACATTGCTACGTAATGCGAATAGTTCTGTCTGATCTAAATCAGCAGGGCTAATCCTGTCCACGAGTAAGCGATTTGATTCACGAGCGACAAATTCAGCAAATAAAACGGTCTTAGAAATATCTTGCATCGCTAACAGCTCGTTTAAATCAAACGAACGGCACCCGTTTTTCTCATAAAGCTTGTTGTTGAATGATGTTAAAGACAGACCAAGCGCACCAGCCATTGCCTCACGTCCACCAGCTGTTGCCTCACACATTTCTTTCACTACCTGTTTTATTGATTGGTTACTCATAGATACCTCTCTTTATTAAAACCACAGCCATTGGCAAAAAGTCTTGCGTGGCATGATGTAAGGCTTTTCTGGATTATTTCTATAAAACCGTTTTGCCTTTAACTCATGGAGCTTCATCCAGCGCTTACGTTTTGCTAATATTCGTGGACTAATACATTCGCTAAACATTATCCCTAGTGGGATCATCACTAAGGACGCAAATAACATACCGATAAGGGATGATTTAATATGCTCGATGTCTTCTTGGGTCACTTGGTCTTGTTTCTCAAAACTAGCCTCAGCCTTATTACTTTCTTTTGGGCTATTTTTTCCTTTTTCTTGGGAACTTGGCTCGGTCACTCCCTCGCTCGGAGAAGAGACAAAAGAAAGGAATTCAACGCTATTGCAGATCCGTTGTTCTTGCTTCTTGATAAATTCCTCGACGACTGTAAAGACGGGAAAAGAGACATGCCTCGTATCACTCGTGATGACTTCAGAGCCTTGCGCCCTCACTTGACCACAAGACAATGCAACAACTATAACCATGCCGTAGACAGATTTTTTGATACTCTTAAAAGCAATGAGCTTTATGAGGATGATTGGATTTATCCTGTTATTAGGAACCCTGCAGAGATGATCCCCAATATCAATAACCTTATGGTTTTTATTAAACGCCGTTAATTTTATTGAGTGACTCATTCCTACCACCATTGATAAATTCTTGTAGTTAACTGTTTTAAATGGATTTGCTATTGTTTGTATAATTCAGGGTTATATTTAAGCTTCCCTTTGGTTAGCTTTTCAATTTCATAAGCCCGGCCTTTTGGAATGATATACCCCCAACCGCATACAGATGGGTGCTTAATACCAAGAGCTTTTGCTGTATTACATGTCCCACCAAAAAAACTGATTACATCTTCCTTTTTCATTTGTAATCCCATAATAATTAGTTGATGAATGTAATGTAGGATATCTTACATCATATTGTCAAGATTCTTACATTATTAAGTGGTAGGTTTTCCTACATGAAAGAGATGAATGAACGAATTAGACAAAGACGTCTTGAGCTAAAAATGACGCAACAGGATCTAGCAAAAAAAGCTGGAGTTAATCGAGTGACAGTTACCGGATGGGAAAAAGGAGATTATCAGCCAAACGGCGCTAACCTGCAGGCCCTTGCTAATGCTCTTGAGATAAACCCTACGTGGCTTGTTGATGGAAAAGAGGAATCGTCATCTAACGTTTCATTTTTTAAATTCAATAAATCAGGAGGAGAGTATCCTCTTATTAGTTGGGTTAGCGCTGGGAATTGGTGCGAAGCGATAGAGCCATACCATAGAGGTGCTGTTGATATCTGGTATGAAACAACAGTTCATTGCTCTGAGGAGTCCTTTTGGCTAGAAGTTAAAGGTGATTCAATGACATCGCCTTCAGGTTTAAGCATTCCTGAAGGAATGGTAATACTTGTTGATCCAGAAGTAGAGCCTGTAAGTGGTAAGCTGGTGGTCGCTAAGCTAGAATCTGAAAACGAAGCTACATTTAAACAATATATTATTGATGCAGGGAATCACTACCTAAAGCCATTAAATCCCCAATATAGAATGATCTCAATAAATGGCAACTGTCGAATTATTGGAGTTGTTGTTGACGCTAAAATAGCCCGCCTACCCTAGTATCTCCCACCCTCTTCTTGAGGGTTTTTATTCCTTCAACTTTAAATGTAAGTTTTCCTACAAAACAACTTGACATAATCATGTCGGATATCCTACATTAAATACATCAAATATGTGGGAGAAATTATGACAACCGAACCAGTAATCATAGCACCAGATAAATTCACTGATGGTGACGCTATAAAATGGATGAAAGATAAATTGCAATCTATTGATCATCTGTTTGAGCTACATGCTAAACGTGAAGAACTAGTGAATGATTTATCAAAATTGGATGCTGAAATAGCAGTGTACACAGAAAGAAGTGCGTTACAGATACAAAGTAAATGATTTTTATGTATGAAGAGAGCGTGTGAAGAGAAACAATGGCTGACTGAGTCTTTTACCATTAAAAGGGGTTGTGGTGATAATGTTCTGCTCAGTCAGCCATTTTTATAAAGTTAGTTTTATAACCAAAGAGCGTGGGCGTGAAAAAAAGTAACCTGCAGTCAGCTAGAAATCCGAATCCCAATCGGGCTGATGAAACCACAGGTGGTCCGCTCTTTTTGATTATGAATCTAACAATAAGTAAGGGTACTGGCATTCATCCATGACAGTCCATATCAGGTATCTACTGTAGCTAGTACCCTTTCTTATTGTGTGAAGTGAATAAACTGTGTGAGGAGAAATAGCGTGTCTCTTTTTAATCAAAAAGCAATGATTGTTTATAACCTAAACAGACCTATTGATGCAGAAGAATTAAATAGCTGCATCCAAAAATTAAAGTGGGTTGAATGCAAGCCAACAGATATGTCTACCATTGGTTTTGTTTCGCCTGCATTTAATGATGATTTGGTCTTTGAGGGGAAAGGTCATTTGTTATTGGCAATAAGAAAGGAAGAAAAAATCTTACCTCCTTATATCATCAAGAAAGAAACTCAGCATAAAGTAGAAAAGCTTGAGGGAGAGCAAGGTAGAAAGCTAAAGAAAACAGAAAAAGCTACAATTAAAGATGAAGTTATTTACTCTTTGTTGCCACGAGCATTTAGCAAGCATTCAACTGTTTACATCTGGATAAATACAATCGATCATCAAATAATTGTATTTACAGGAACGAGTAAAAATGCAGAGAGCAGTCTTGCTTTATTACGCAAAGCCATTGGCTCTCTCCCTGTTGTTCCATTAAGATTTGATTCAATTGAAATATTATTAACTAATTGGGTAAAAGATAATTCTATTCCAGCTCAATTGCAATTAAATGGTGAAGCTGAATTAATTGCCATCTTAGAAGAAGGTGGAATTGCTAAATTTAAAAAGCAAGATTTGATTTCAGATGAAATTTTAACTCATATTGATGCAGGTAAATTCGTTACAAGTTTATATTTAAATTTTAAAGATCGAATTGATTTTACTATTAACAGTGATTTTGTTTTTAAAAAAATAAAGTTTTCAGAGCAACTGATTGATACTAATGAAGATATTGATAGAAAAGATATATCATTAAGATTTCAAAGTGATTTTTATTTGGCGACAGAAGAACTATCTAATTTAATTAAATATTTATCAAATCAATTTAAAGCGCCATATTAATTTATTTAGCTAACACTGGGGAAATTTAATCTCGATTAATTCGAGAGGGATCTTTATTACTTAAATTATGTGGAGAGAATAATGTCTTATATTGCAACTGCAACGAATAAGCACTTCTATTACCTCGATGTACGGATCGAGGATATAGATATTCAAGACATTGCGACGGGTTTAGCTAATGAATGTCGCTTTAATGGACAGATTGATAATTTCTATTCTGTTGCTCAACACTCAGTATATGTCCGCTATTTAGTTGCACCTGAATATGCTTTAGAAGCCCTACTTCATGATGCCAGTGAAGCCTATGTCAAAGACCTGCCATCACCACTTAAAAAGCTATTGCCTGAATATAAATTAATTGAATTACGTGTAGAAAAGATTATCCGCAAAAAGTTTGGGCTACCTGAATCTAAATCTGATGCGGTTCATTTTGCTGACTTAATGATGTTAGCCACAGAAAAGCGTGATTTAGACATTGATGCAGGTAGTAACTGGTTAATGCTTGAAGGTATTCCAGCAAGTGATTTTGTTGTTAACCCACTAACACCACCACAAGCAAAAGCCCTCTTCTTACGTCGTTTCAATGAACTTTATAAGGGGACTGAAAATGGCTAACGGATCAGTAAACAAAGTAATTATTATCGGCAATTTAGGGCGCGATCCTGAAATTCGCTATCTTCCTTCTGGTGGTGCTATTGCTTATTTAGCTGTGGCCACATCAGAAAAATGGCGTGACAAACAAACAGGTGAAAATCGCGAAAAAACAGAATGGCATCGTGTCGTTCTGTTTGGAAAACTCGCTGATATCGCCAGTGGCTATTTGTGCAAAGGCTCGCAAGTTTATATCGAGGGCCAACTACAAACGCGCGAATGGGATGATAACGGCGTTAAACGATACACAACAGAAGTTGTTGTAAGGATTGGAGGCACAATGCAGATGTTAGGCGGTGCTAGTAAATCAGCAGGATCACAACCGGCACAACAACCGCAACAGTCAAAGCAACAAGCTCCACAATATCCTGAACCACCAATGGATTTCTCAGACGACATTCCGTTTTAACACCCTACCCATTTAACCAAAGGATATATTTGCAAGGATGCAAACAGGAGATAGATATGAGAAGGAAAAAGTATCAATGCCATGACTGCGGAGATGAAACAAAAATAATCCAATCTCATGATCAGACGTCAAATACATATGGTTTCATAATTCAATGCCTTAATTGTGGGTATGAGGCTGGTCTATTCGACACCATTGAAGATGCGGAGATGGTAATCAAGTGTAACTCGCAGGGATGCAATGAAGAGGAATGAATAATGGCAATAGTTCAGTTTTATATAGCAGGCGGTAAAGGCGAAGACCCGTCAGGAATTAGTGAAGATAACCTCTATGAATTACCAGATGATCATAATTTCAGTGCTGATGATGACCTCGATTCATGCATTGAAGCATGTGCAGAATATTATCACGCTGATTGTGACGGATGGGGAGATAGATGGCCCTTGTTATTCATGTTGTGGATTGATGACCAATATCTTGGCACGTTTGAAGTTGAGCGTGAGTTTGACCCAGTGTTTTCAGCAAATAAGGTGGAATGAATATGAAAGAACGCGGAATTATTTTTAATGCGGAAATGGTGCGCGCCATTTTAGATGGGCGTAAAACTCAAACTCGTCGCATCGTTAAAAATGTAATGCTTGATAATGGAATATGGCTAAAAAAACCGACCAAAACAAGAAGTGGCACAACTACACATGTCTTGGATGCTCCAAAACATAATTTGTGCCCCTTGGGTAAAATTGGTGATCGCCTTTATGTTCGTGAAGCATTTAAAGCTGGAGTATGCACTGAATCAACAATTGCATATAAAGCTACACATAAACCATCTAATTTAGAAGAAGGATGGTATGAAGAAATTAAGTGGACTCCATCTATTCACATGCCTCGCTGGGCTTCACGCATCAAGTTAGAGATCACCGATGTTCGTGTAGAGCGTTTAAAGGATGCTGGCGATACTGAGTTTAAAGCTGAAGGTTACCCTTTAGAACGTGAATTAACTGGTGGTAGTATGGATCCGTTTTGCTGGTTTCGTAACCTTTGGGATTCAGTGTCACCTACTAACTTTAAATATGCAGATAATCCGTGGGTGTGGGTGATTGAGTTTAAAAGGATTTAATGATGAAAATAAAAGGTCAATTAATTAGTAGTCAGCGTTATTTAAATGAGTATGTTGTTTTAGATAAAGTTAAAAGATTTAAAGTGTTTATTGTCGATATATTGCATGTAACTTTAAGAGGTAAGCAATATACATTATTAGTAAATGGGCATCATAATTTCGCAGCTGCAAAAAAGGTTAGGGATAAAACCGCAATACAGAACACCTAAAAAATTATTAAAAGCATTTAACTTCTGGTCTCAAAGTGAAAGAGAAACTTTTATTATAAATAACCTAACTGATAGCCATTTATATGATGTAAATACAGGTGAGGTTGTGCAGGAGTTAATGGAACCAGATTTTAATAATATGTCATTTCAACGAAATCTAACAAACGGATTAAAATTGTATCAGCAATAACCACCAGCATTAACTAATATCTATTTAAACTGTGTACGGACAGTGTGGAGAGAAAATATGAATACAGTATTTTTATTGTTAGCTGAATATGAAACGTCTCAAATTCCTCTATCTGTTGTTGCTGAGAAATTCCTTAGCATATCGCCTTCTTGGGCTGATAAAAAAGCTAACCTTGGCGAGTTACCATTTCCAACATACAGGGATAATCAAAAATCAGGAAGATTGGTGCATATTGTAGATTTAGCGGAATGGATAGATAAAAAAAGAGAAATAGCAAAACAAGAATTTGAACACCTTCAATGAGAAAAACAAGCTGGAAAATAGATATAATCCAGCTTGTTATCTTTTACTTATCAAAATATTCAAGCTCATCAGAGTTAGACGACTCAACCTCAGGCATCCAGCTTGTATCGCTCCATATTTCTTCTAGTGCATCGGTTATTTTGTCTTTTTTTTCATTTTTCTTTAGTCCATCAATGATTAACTTTGTTTGTGAGCCCCACAAAGCGCTAACCTCCAGCTCAGAATAAGAAGAGGAAAGTTTCTTTTCTACTTCTTTTTTCAGCACGTTAAACATATCTGGGTGGGTATTTTTTTGAATTGCTTTATCAAAAACTAGTTTTATATGAATCATGAACACCTCCAATCACTGTTTATTTATACAGTATAATTTAGAAGTGAAAAAGATCAACTTTTATTCAATTTATTGAATTTATCATGCAATGATTTGGGGTATAACTCTGTATATACCTGCCAGAGAATATTTAAGGATCTATGTCCTGTCACTTGAGCCACTTCTTCAATACTAAAGCCCGCTTCAAATAAACGACTCGCCCCTTCTCTTCTCAAGTCATGATATCTAAGATCTTCAATCCCTAATGCGTTTCTAGTGCGCTGAAAACCCACCGTAACTGATCTAGGATTATAAGGAAAAATTCTATCGCTTGTTTTTGGTTGACGATTCAGTATTGTCCATGCATCACCTAGTAATGGTACTGACATGTGGTTACCTGATTTTTTTCGCGGATCTTTTCTATCTCTAACAATTACTGATCTGTTTTTCTCATCAACGTCTGTCCATAGAATTTTGCACACTTCACCAATACGCATACAACTCAGAATAGAAAAATCTAAAATATCAACATAAGGGATAATGCACTCTCTATGCTCACTCCGTTTTTTCAACGCTTCTCTTAGTTGTTTTAATTCTTCTTTTTGTGGTCTCCGACTACGCCGTTGCGATTTACCAATCAACCCCATTTGAATTAGTAACGGGCGAGCTTCATACGCTGGATTGGCAGTATATTCTATGCCATAGATAGGTTTCGCTGATTTTAATACCGAGGTTAAATAACTAACATCATGGTTAATAGTTGATGGTGATGCGCCTGATGCGTGTCTATGCCTGCAGTGGTCAACAACATGTGAAACGGTAAGTTCTGTTAGCCCATATTTAGACAAATCAGAATCAAACAGCATTTCTAAAACATACCGTTTTGTTCTTCCTGCTTTCCCACCAAGATCTGGATCATTTAAATATTTAAACAGTAAATCTCTGACAGTTATTTTTGCTGCATCAGTTGGATCTGGTATACCGTTTTGCTCTAGCTCTAAAACACGTTTAGTTCCCCATGTTTTTGCATGAGCCTGTTTGGTGAACGTTCTGCTTTCATTATAAATTCTCTTTCCACCAGCTTTCACAGAAACAGAACATCTGTATCGAGCAGTGCCATCTGCTCTATCACGTTTTGATATGGTATAGTAAGCCATCTCTATATAAATCCTCTCTCACTCTCAGCGGGACACCAAATTTTGGTGTCCTCACTGGTGTCCTGATAAAGAGAAAATACACTAAAATGGGTTATAATGCACGAAAATACACCAACCGATAAAACATTAAAAAACAAGCAAACACAGGGCATTCAAGGCAATTACCCACTAAATAGATTCTCTGTTGCGCCGATGCTCGATTGGACTGATCGTCATTGCCGTTATTTCTTTCGTCAGTTAAGTCAAAATACACTGCTTTATACTGAAATGGTGACAACAGGTGCCATTATTCATGGTAAAGGTGACTATCTAAAATACAGTGAAGAAGAGCATCCCGTCTCTTTGCAGTTAGGTGGAAGCGACCCTCAAGCTTTAGCGCAATGTGCAAAACTAGCGCAAGAACGTGGTTATGATGAAATTAATTTAAATGTCGGTTGCCCTTCAGATCGCGTCCAAAATGGACGCTTTGGTGCTTGTTTAATGGGTGATGCACAACTTGTTTCAGATTGTGTGAAAGCGATGCGTGATGTCGTTGATATTCCCGTGACAGTAAAAACACGTATTGGTATCGACAACCAAGATAGCTATGAATTTCTATGTGATTTTATTGATACGGTTAGCCGTGATAATAATTGCGATACCTTTATTATTCATGCGCGTAAAGCATGGTTATCGGGTTTAAGCCCAAAAGAAAACCGTGAAGTTCCACCTTTAGATTATCCTCGTGTTTATCAATTAAAACGTGATTTCTCGCATCTCACGATGGCAATTAATGGGGGCATTAAGTCACTAGAAGAAGCGAAAGAACACTTAAAATATATGGATGGTGTTATGATTGGTCGTGAGGCTTATCAAAACCCGTCAATTTTAACACAGGTTGATCATGAGCTTTTTGATACTCAATTACCTATTACTGACGCCGTCGCTGCGGTAAGAGCTATGTATCCTTATATTGAAAAAGAGCTCTCACAAGGCACTTATTTAGGTCATGTTACACGCCATATGTTGGGGATTTTCCAAGGTATTCCTGGTGCTAGACAATGGCGACGTCATTTAAGTGAAAATGCCCATAAACAGGGTGCTGATTTATCTGTTTTAGAAAATGCACTTAAATTTGTCACTGAAAAATAATTAATAAAACCAGCCAATTAATGGCTGGTTTATTTTTATTAAAGTAATGAGAAGAAGCGATTATAATTTGCAATCAAATAAGCTATTTGAAATTCAAATGCTTCTTTTACTTCACGTTTACCTTCTTCTGAACCATCTTTCTTTTTAATATCAAAAAAGGCGTTTTGCATTAGTTGAACTGATACATCCATCGACTTTTGAAATGCAGATAAATTATTATTTTCACCCAATCGTTTAAATAATGCTTCTATCTTTTCATCAGCAACATCACGAATAAACTGTAATTCAACATTACTGACTTTATTATCCTCATAGATAAAATCTATAAAATCATTTAATTCATTTTTTTGCATAAACACTCCAGGATCTATTAATAACATTCGCGAAAAAGTAAATTAAAAGAGATAGCGTTAAAAATAAATCTAAAATAAAAATATGGTTTTTTTTTGACAATCGAATTAGACGTGATTTATATTTATTAATAATAAATATTAAAAACCTATTTAATTTATTTTAAATAGGTTTTAGTTTTTTAAAATTATAATTAAGGAATAAGTAAGCTTGATCCTTGAGATTGTCTACTTTCAAGATAACGATGTGCTTCTTTCACATCTGATAAAGCAAATTTCTGATTATCAGGCACACTTACATCAATTTTACCGCGACCAATTAACGCAAATAATGCTTCACTTGCCGTATCTAGCTCTTCACGCGTTGTGATATAACCCGAAATAGAGGGGCGTGTCACATACAAAGAACCTTTTTTATTGAGAATACCTAAATCAACACCTGTTACAGCACCTGATGCATTACCAAAACTCACCATTAAACCACGACGTTGTAAGCAGTCTAACGAATCTAACCAAGTTGCTTTACCCACAGAGTCATAAACAACAGGTACTTTCTGGTTATTAGTTAACGCTAAAACACGTTCCACAATCGATTCAGTCTGATAATTAATCATCTCCCATGCTCCTGCGGCTTTTGCTTTGGCCACTTTTTCATCACTGCCTGCTGTACCAATCATTTTTGCACCAATGGCTTTCGCCCATTGGCTTGCAATTAGACCAACACCACCTGCAGCAGCATGGAATAAGAAGGTTTCATCCGCTTGTAACTTATAGGTCTCATTGAAGAGATAATAAACCGTTAATCCTTTTAAAAAAGAAGCTGCAGCTTGTTCAAAAGAGATATTATCAGGCAGACGTGCCACTTTATTTTCTGGTACATTATGCGTATCGCTATAAGCCCCTAGCGGAGATTGCGCATACACAACTCTGTCCCCTTCTTTAAGTGAAGTCACTTTAGCGCCTGTTTTGATAATAATACCCGCAGCTTCAGTGCCTAATCCGCTTGGGAATTGGCTGACAGGATATAATCCGCTACGTACATAAGTATCAATATAGTTAATGCCAATTGCCTTATTGGCAACTTGAACGTCATGATCGCCAAGAGGAGCCGGTGTAAATGTTGCTAACTCAAGAACATCTGCATCGCCATGTGTTGCAAATTGAATACGTTTAGCCATGACTATCTCCTTTGTAGGATAAAAGGTTGAATAAGCGAGCGCAAAAAGACCTTTAGAGATAATGACAAAGGATAGCTATTTCTACAAGGCACAGATAATTGGGTTAGCGTATACTAATACGCTGACTGACACTTTTTCGATTTTATGCAGGATTTATGGCCAGAAACAAGACCACTGACAAGCTGATGTCTGATATTAAAGACCGACAAATGGAGGGATTAAAACTACCTCCCCATTCGCTGGAAGCAGAGCAGTCCGTGTTAGGCGGTCTGATGATAGATAATGAACGTTGGGATAATGTTTCTGAACGTGTCACCGCAGAAGACTTTTATAGCCGACCTCATCGTACTATTTTCTCGCAAATGCAACGTTTGTTGGAATTAGGCAAACCTATCGACCTTATTACGCTATCCGAGGCATTAGAACAAAAT comes from Proteus vulgaris and encodes:
- a CDS encoding quinone oxidoreductase; protein product: MAKRIQFATHGDADVLELATFTPAPLGDHDVQVANKAIGINYIDTYVRSGLYPVSQFPSGLGTEAAGIIIKTGAKVTSLKEGDRVVYAQSPLGAYSDTHNVPENKVARLPDNISFEQAAASFLKGLTVYYLFNETYKLQADETFLFHAAAGGVGLIASQWAKAIGAKMIGTAGSDEKVAKAKAAGAWEMINYQTESIVERVLALTNNQKVPVVYDSVGKATWLDSLDCLQRRGLMVSFGNASGAVTGVDLGILNKKGSLYVTRPSISGYITTREELDTASEALFALIGRGKIDVSVPDNQKFALSDVKEAHRYLESRQSQGSSLLIP